TCTTACATTAGTCATTGGAGTATCGTCGAGGCGATACTCATGCATGATCCAATCGGATTTCTGACCGTGAGGAGCTCTTCCTTTGTAGAACACGAGTGTCTTCCGCAATCCAATCCTTCGGACACAACTACATATGATCTTGTCACGTCCCGTAGCTTTCCAGAATCCAGCAAC
This genomic window from Camelina sativa cultivar DH55 unplaced genomic scaffold, Cs unpScaffold08945, whole genome shotgun sequence contains:
- the LOC104775121 gene encoding NAC domain-containing protein 12-like, coding for IREVDLNKLEPWDIQEECRIGSTPQNDWYFFSHKDKKYPTGTRTNRATVAGFWKATGRDKIICSCVRRIGLRKTLVFYKGRAPHGQKSDWIMHEYRLDDTPMTN